From the genome of Spinacia oleracea cultivar Varoflay chromosome 2, BTI_SOV_V1, whole genome shotgun sequence, one region includes:
- the LOC130467212 gene encoding uncharacterized protein, whose protein sequence is MVGIKKAFGPCIRHSRSDHGEASSENYESIRASVKKEFEGELEKMVEKRVAEALQKQLSTLLKTGQLNSISTPIPDDLHLNDSARVDLDVSATRTTRHILVPQPRELKERTPCRLALEEKVSGNNIVVADGMVQPSDGALPQHFTSMKPGHYKVQVDFVYDGHVDDILPVPTGDGFTNLGGALGSFVQWPIHLVIFEDGEDCISPPKKKSKSNVSKERDGSSKKKTTVLAAQKKTTDLPSKVNPLKLIRT, encoded by the exons ATGGTTGGTATCAAAAAGGCTTTCGGTCCGTGTATTCGACATAGTAGAAgtgaccatggtgaagcttcATCAGAAAATTACGAATCAATCAGAGCTTCTGTGAAAAAGGAGTTTGAAGGTGAATTAGAGAAAATGGTAGAGAAGAGGGTGGCAGAGGCCCTCCAAAAGCAACTAAGCACCTTGTTAAAAACAGGACAACTAAACTCCATTTCTACCCCGATACCTGATGACCTCCACTTAAATGATTCTGCCAGAGTTGACCTTGATGTTAGTGCTACAAGAACCACTCGTCACATCTTAGTGCCGCAACCACGCGAGCTAAAG GAAAGGACTCCATGTCGTCTTGCCCTTGAGGAGAAAGTTTCAGGCAACAACATTGTCGTGGCGGATGGTATGGTACAACCCTCAGATGGTGCATTGCCCCAACATTTTACATCGATGAAGCCTGGTCACTATAAAGTCCAAGTTGATTTTGTTTACGACGGACATGTTGATGATATTCTTCCGGTACCTACGGGAGATGGTTTCACTAACTTAGGCGGTGCTCTGGGTAGTTTTGTGCAATGGCCCATACACTTAGTGATTTTCGAAGACGGCGag gATTGTATTTCACCTCCTAAAAAGAAGTCCAAGTCTAATGTTTCTAAAGAGAGGGATGGTAGCTCCAAGAAAAAGACAACGGTGTTAGCGGCCCAAAAGAAGACAACAGACTTACCATCCAAGGTAAAccctctaaaactcattcgaacctaa